One part of the Arachidicoccus terrestris genome encodes these proteins:
- a CDS encoding sigma-54 interaction domain-containing protein → MDLQTVKNRFNIIGNSAGLNYALNVAVQVAATDLSVLIVGESGVGKEVFSQIIHSLSSRKHNKFIAVNCGAIPEGTIDSELFGHEKGSFTGAVDSRKGYFETVNGGTIFLDEIGEMPIGTQARLLRVLETGEYIRVGSSKVQKTDVRVIAATNRDLYESTQNGKFREDLYYRLSTVPIRVPALKDRKDDISLLFRKFVVDFAEKYRKPPLQLEPQAMQLLANYPWPGNVRELKNIAEQISVLSKSNLINAEEMQQFLPEYHNNRLPVLAPQNNQGASGEFMNEREILYKLFFDMKKDVGELKKMFGEILQNPAIANSLNDYTKEKLYQSINEHEASAQGLKPYYGNAALPQSFHEEQPQSHQTPQNTSAHQNQPVILSSGRDGEDIHSHEEVEETLNIMDKEKELITKALKKHRGKRKDAAYDLGISERTLYRKLKEYHIDG, encoded by the coding sequence ATGGATTTACAAACTGTCAAAAACAGATTTAATATAATCGGTAATTCTGCGGGGCTGAACTATGCCCTGAATGTCGCCGTTCAGGTAGCTGCCACAGACCTGAGTGTACTGATCGTGGGAGAGAGCGGTGTAGGAAAGGAAGTATTTTCCCAGATCATTCACTCGCTGTCTTCCAGAAAACATAATAAGTTTATTGCTGTGAACTGTGGTGCCATCCCGGAAGGCACCATTGACAGTGAACTGTTCGGTCATGAAAAAGGTTCCTTTACCGGTGCAGTTGATAGTAGAAAGGGCTATTTTGAGACTGTCAACGGAGGGACGATCTTTCTGGACGAGATCGGTGAGATGCCCATTGGTACGCAAGCCAGGCTACTCAGGGTCTTGGAAACGGGAGAATATATCAGAGTCGGGTCTTCTAAAGTACAGAAAACCGATGTACGGGTAATCGCCGCCACTAATCGTGATCTTTATGAGTCAACACAGAACGGAAAGTTCAGGGAAGATCTGTATTACCGTTTAAGCACGGTTCCGATCCGTGTACCCGCTCTTAAAGACAGAAAGGACGATATCAGCCTGCTATTCAGGAAATTTGTCGTGGACTTCGCCGAGAAGTACCGTAAACCTCCTTTACAGCTCGAACCTCAGGCGATGCAATTGCTGGCCAACTATCCATGGCCAGGCAATGTCAGGGAATTGAAAAATATCGCCGAGCAAATTTCAGTCCTGAGCAAGTCCAATTTGATCAATGCTGAAGAAATGCAGCAGTTCTTACCGGAATATCATAATAACCGGCTACCGGTATTAGCCCCACAAAACAACCAAGGTGCTTCAGGTGAATTTATGAACGAACGGGAGATCCTTTATAAACTGTTCTTTGATATGAAAAAAGATGTGGGTGAACTCAAAAAAATGTTTGGAGAGATCCTGCAAAATCCAGCGATCGCTAATTCGCTAAATGACTATACCAAAGAAAAACTCTATCAATCTATTAATGAACATGAGGCGTCCGCGCAAGGATTAAAACCCTATTATGGGAATGCTGCCTTGCCACAGAGTTTCCACGAAGAGCAGCCGCAGAGCCACCAGACTCCTCAGAACACATCTGCCCATCAAAATCAGCCAGTGATTCTCTCTTCCGGCAGGGATGGCGAGGATATCCATAGTCATGAAGAAGTGGAAGAAACCCTCAATATTATGGATAAGGAAAAAGAGCTGATTACCAAAGCACTAAAAAAACACAGAGGTAAAAGAAAGGATGCCGCCTATGATCTGGGTATCAGTGAGAGAACGCTATACAGAAAATTAAAAGAATATCATATCGACGGATAG
- a CDS encoding AhpC/TSA family protein: protein MNKRVIAGALATMTLGFFACTNQAPKDSYTINGEIAGLKDSLIYFRTNVGDSLVLDSAKVTDGKFTFKGKAEEPKMASIFLQDRRGGFNFYLENAAINIKGNVDSLGGVKITGAPTQEEWDKFQAELKPINDQEDTLFQQYQTARMKQDTAAVAAIEKKASDLNDQKEAASKKFVEQNPKSFVSLNLLRSLVYSTEYADLNKLYTGLDTSLQHSASGVKIAEQLDKMKATAIGQPAIDFTANDVNGNPVSLSSFKGKYVLVDFWASWCGPCRAENPNVVKAYNKYKDKNFTILGVSLDEDASKWKEAIEHDKLAWTQVSDLKGWKAEPAAKYGVRAIPANFLIDQDGKIIGHNLRGDKLEEKLAEVLK from the coding sequence ATGAACAAACGTGTTATTGCAGGTGCTCTGGCCACCATGACTTTGGGCTTTTTTGCCTGTACCAACCAAGCGCCGAAAGACAGCTATACCATCAATGGTGAAATCGCAGGTCTGAAAGATTCTCTGATCTATTTTAGAACCAATGTAGGAGACTCACTGGTATTGGATTCTGCCAAAGTAACAGATGGTAAATTTACGTTCAAAGGAAAAGCTGAAGAACCCAAAATGGCGTCTATCTTTTTACAGGATAGAAGAGGCGGTTTTAATTTTTACCTGGAGAATGCGGCTATTAATATTAAAGGAAATGTGGATTCATTGGGTGGTGTAAAAATCACCGGTGCTCCTACCCAGGAAGAGTGGGATAAATTCCAGGCTGAACTTAAGCCCATCAATGATCAGGAAGATACCTTGTTTCAGCAATATCAGACAGCCCGCATGAAGCAGGATACCGCAGCAGTTGCGGCTATTGAAAAGAAAGCCAGTGATTTGAATGATCAGAAAGAGGCTGCCTCCAAAAAATTTGTCGAGCAGAATCCCAAGAGTTTTGTGAGCCTTAATTTACTAAGAAGCCTGGTATACTCAACCGAATATGCTGATCTGAATAAGTTGTATACAGGACTGGATACTTCTTTGCAGCATTCTGCTTCAGGGGTTAAGATCGCTGAGCAACTGGATAAGATGAAGGCAACAGCGATCGGTCAGCCGGCTATTGACTTTACCGCAAACGATGTTAACGGCAACCCTGTTAGTCTGTCTTCTTTCAAAGGGAAATATGTGCTGGTTGATTTCTGGGCCAGCTGGTGCGGACCTTGCCGTGCCGAGAACCCGAATGTAGTTAAAGCATATAATAAATACAAAGATAAAAACTTCACCATTCTGGGTGTCTCGCTGGATGAAGATGCTTCTAAATGGAAGGAGGCGATCGAACATGATAAACTGGCCTGGACTCAGGTATCTGATCTCAAAGGCTGGAAAGCAGAGCCTGCTGCTAAATACGGTGTCAGAGCTATTCCTGCCAATTTTCTGATTGATCAGGATGGCAAGATCATTGGTCATAACCTGAGAGGAGATAAGCTGGAAGAAAAACTGGCTGAGGTTTTAAAATAG
- the secG gene encoding preprotein translocase subunit SecG produces MALLFFILVIIVSIVLAFFVLIQNPEGGGLSGSIGGFSNQIMGVKKTNNVLEKGTWLFALIIGIMCLFSVVLFTGSHGGGALDNLNTNVPVQTTAPATGAPAQNAAPAEAPASQPANTPTETPAK; encoded by the coding sequence ATGGCTTTACTTTTCTTCATATTGGTCATTATCGTCTCTATCGTGCTGGCCTTTTTCGTTTTGATTCAGAATCCTGAAGGTGGCGGCCTTTCCGGCTCTATCGGTGGTTTCAGTAACCAGATCATGGGCGTAAAGAAAACCAATAATGTACTGGAGAAAGGTACCTGGTTATTTGCATTGATCATTGGCATTATGTGTTTGTTCTCCGTCGTACTCTTTACCGGTTCCCACGGCGGTGGCGCACTGGATAATCTGAACACCAATGTACCCGTCCAGACAACAGCGCCTGCGACTGGCGCACCGGCACAAAATGCAGCACCTGCGGAGGCACCTGCCTCTCAGCCGGCTAACACACCTACCGAAACGCCTGCTAAATAA
- a CDS encoding FtsB family cell division protein has product MQKTYKILAYLKNKYIIAVLVFLVLIIFYDRNDIFVQIERAKQVNALHQSKAFYEQEIEKTNKELNALESSQSAVERYAREHFFMKKDNEAVFIVDSVVPASHP; this is encoded by the coding sequence ATGCAAAAGACCTATAAAATATTAGCTTATCTTAAAAACAAATACATTATAGCTGTGTTGGTTTTTCTGGTATTGATCATCTTCTATGATCGCAATGATATTTTTGTTCAGATTGAAAGAGCAAAACAGGTCAACGCGCTACATCAAAGTAAGGCTTTTTACGAACAGGAAATCGAAAAAACGAACAAAGAGCTGAATGCGCTGGAGTCCAGTCAGTCAGCAGTGGAAAGATATGCCAGGGAGCACTTTTTTATGAAAAAAGATAATGAAGCGGTATTTATCGTGGATTCTGTTGTACCGGCGTCTCACCCTTAA
- a CDS encoding DUF3078 domain-containing protein: MRTSIKKHIYILMVTTCIASILHAQNDIPVRSLPSEIFVTVKKGNADTIPWKWKYGGNGNLHLSQSSLKNWAAGGEDFSMALTTYVNAFLYHRKGKHSWDTNVDFNFGYVQTTSTGGRKNDDRIAGTSKYGIRLDSAGKINASFLLNGRSQLFDGRQYFTKDSSQLVSSFMSPAYAVISLGLDYKPEKELSIFASPLTTRLTVILNKKLAALGLYGLEKGHRYHFAPGAFATVNYQKDIMKNVNFRANLNLFSDYSDKPQNVDLDMSNNLSFKINKFLSASYSLDLIYDDDVRLFGPGGDSPGLQLKSMIGVGFSMPFKTGYARM, translated from the coding sequence TTGAGAACGAGCATAAAGAAGCATATCTATATATTAATGGTAACGACCTGCATCGCATCCATATTGCATGCGCAAAATGATATTCCGGTACGGTCATTGCCTTCAGAAATATTTGTTACCGTTAAAAAAGGCAATGCGGACACTATCCCGTGGAAATGGAAGTATGGTGGCAACGGCAATTTACATTTATCGCAGAGCTCCCTTAAAAACTGGGCTGCCGGTGGTGAAGATTTCTCCATGGCACTGACGACTTACGTCAATGCCTTTTTATATCACCGCAAAGGCAAACACTCCTGGGATACCAACGTGGATTTTAATTTCGGCTATGTGCAGACCACCTCTACAGGAGGACGTAAAAATGATGACAGGATAGCGGGTACATCCAAGTATGGTATCCGACTGGACAGTGCCGGAAAGATAAATGCTTCATTTTTGTTGAATGGGCGGTCTCAGCTTTTTGACGGTCGCCAGTATTTTACCAAGGACAGTTCTCAGCTTGTCTCCTCGTTTATGTCTCCAGCCTATGCTGTCATCTCTCTGGGTTTGGATTATAAACCGGAAAAAGAACTATCCATATTTGCCTCACCACTCACAACCAGGCTGACCGTGATCCTGAATAAGAAACTGGCCGCCCTGGGTCTGTATGGCCTGGAAAAAGGACACCGGTATCATTTCGCGCCCGGCGCCTTTGCGACGGTCAATTACCAGAAGGATATCATGAAGAACGTTAATTTCCGGGCGAACCTGAACCTTTTCTCGGATTATTCTGATAAACCGCAGAATGTTGATCTGGACATGAGTAACAACTTAAGTTTTAAAATCAATAAGTTTCTTTCCGCTTCCTACAGTCTTGACCTGATTTATGACGACGATGTCCGTTTGTTTGGGCCGGGTGGTGACAGCCCGGGTCTGCAGTTGAAAAGCATGATTGGGGTAGGTTTTTCCATGCCTTTTAAAACGGGATATGCACGCATGTAG
- the lptE gene encoding LPS assembly lipoprotein LptE: protein MNVPGRALWLFFICFVFSISSCGIYTFNDVSIPDNVKTIRIGFIENKARYINPSLSAQLTDAFVKKVASQTKLTRIDDLNADYVVNAVINHYDVTTSGVSSTSQASLNRLTVGVHLTLIDNTLKDQKEYDVSSTFDFNANVSLAQAESTLMPQILKDIPDAMFNKIFSNW from the coding sequence ATGAACGTTCCTGGTAGAGCTCTGTGGCTTTTTTTCATATGTTTTGTATTCAGTATCAGCTCTTGCGGCATATATACATTTAATGACGTGAGTATTCCGGATAACGTTAAAACAATCAGGATAGGCTTTATTGAGAATAAAGCCCGCTACATCAATCCGAGTCTGAGCGCTCAATTAACAGATGCATTTGTTAAAAAAGTGGCCAGTCAGACCAAACTCACGCGCATTGATGACCTGAACGCAGATTATGTAGTCAATGCTGTTATCAACCATTATGATGTCACCACATCGGGTGTGAGCAGCACCAGTCAGGCCAGCCTGAACCGACTCACCGTAGGTGTTCATCTAACGCTCATCGACAATACATTAAAAGATCAAAAGGAATACGACGTTAGCAGCACCTTCGACTTTAACGCAAATGTATCGCTGGCTCAGGCAGAATCAACACTTATGCCACAGATATTAAAGGACATTCCTGATGCCATGTTTAATAAAATATTCTCCAACTGGTAA
- a CDS encoding RsmB/NOP family class I SAM-dependent RNA methyltransferase: MDPNKILDRQKSTVSNLLKKYDGKEPLHLYLKKYFAENRQHGSRDRKAITGLCYSYFRLGINVTRLQQNNPNLSFSEILGITGYIAGLLPWPQHLAGSSDPKEADSPLARFNQLRRQYNELDQDGLFPFTTTTSEGLDLQKFRTSMLGQPSLFIRIRPAEGLHTQVMQTLKDHNIFPYEIDDRTLALAPGTPVDKLLQVNKDMVIQDISSQRMAMFLDTVLQERKKKAPGHAGKKLKIWDCCAASGGKSLLAWDVFKPKAQKIDLTVSDIRSSILNNLDKRFKAAGITQYKKRVLDLLSPSPLPFANTFDLVICDVPCTGSGTWARNPENLLYFSETVLPAFYERQKRIVQKALQAVSPGGYFLYMTCSVFAQENELVTHFITQNNGMELVTSKLITGYKENGDSMFGALFTRTK, encoded by the coding sequence ATGGATCCTAACAAAATTCTTGACCGTCAGAAGTCAACTGTTTCAAATTTGCTGAAAAAATACGACGGCAAAGAACCATTGCATCTTTACCTGAAAAAATATTTTGCAGAAAACAGGCAGCATGGCTCCAGGGACAGAAAGGCAATAACAGGACTTTGTTACAGTTACTTCCGTTTAGGCATAAATGTCACCCGGCTGCAGCAAAATAACCCTAACCTCTCTTTTTCAGAAATTCTGGGCATTACCGGATATATAGCCGGATTACTGCCATGGCCCCAGCATCTGGCGGGAAGCTCCGACCCGAAAGAAGCCGATTCACCGCTGGCGCGGTTCAACCAACTCCGACGACAATATAATGAGCTGGATCAAGACGGTCTATTTCCATTTACAACAACCACTTCTGAAGGATTGGATCTACAGAAGTTCAGGACATCCATGCTCGGGCAACCGAGTTTGTTTATCCGGATACGCCCCGCTGAGGGATTGCATACTCAAGTCATGCAAACCCTAAAAGATCATAACATATTCCCGTACGAAATCGATGACCGCACCCTGGCGCTGGCGCCCGGCACGCCGGTTGATAAACTCTTACAGGTAAACAAGGATATGGTGATTCAGGATATCAGTTCCCAGCGCATGGCAATGTTTCTGGATACGGTCCTGCAAGAGCGTAAAAAGAAGGCGCCGGGGCATGCAGGAAAAAAATTAAAGATCTGGGACTGTTGCGCTGCCAGTGGTGGTAAGTCTTTGCTCGCCTGGGATGTATTTAAGCCAAAGGCGCAGAAAATAGATCTTACCGTATCAGACATCAGAAGTTCAATCCTGAACAATCTGGATAAACGTTTTAAAGCCGCTGGCATTACACAGTATAAAAAACGAGTGTTGGATCTGCTCTCCCCCAGTCCACTGCCATTTGCCAATACATTTGATCTCGTGATTTGCGATGTCCCCTGCACCGGATCAGGTACTTGGGCCCGTAACCCGGAAAATCTTCTTTACTTTAGCGAAACAGTCCTTCCCGCGTTTTATGAGCGACAAAAGAGGATTGTTCAGAAAGCGCTACAGGCCGTATCCCCGGGAGGCTATTTTCTTTATATGACATGTTCGGTATTTGCACAGGAAAATGAGCTGGTCACTCACTTTATCACTCAAAATAATGGCATGGAACTTGTCACGTCGAAGTTGATCACTGGTTACAAAGAAAATGGCGATTCCATGTTTGGAGCTTTGTTTACTCGGACAAAATAG
- the nth gene encoding endonuclease III — protein MTRKERYQFVIDYFKEHAPNAETELLYDNPYQLLVAVILSAQCTDKRVNLTTPAIFHRYPTPEKLAKADFDSLFPLIRSISYPNNKTKHLIGMARMLMEDFHGKIPMTVPELIKLPGVGRKTANVITSVVDQQPNMAVDTHVFRVAGRIGLTLKATTPLAAEKQLIKFFPNELIHKAHHWLILHGRYVCVARKPKCGICGLRPACKYYQAHPLPEEELS, from the coding sequence ATGACGCGCAAGGAACGCTATCAGTTTGTAATCGACTATTTTAAAGAACATGCCCCCAATGCGGAGACAGAACTTCTTTACGACAACCCCTATCAGTTGCTGGTGGCTGTCATTCTTTCTGCCCAATGTACGGATAAAAGAGTCAATCTGACGACGCCTGCTATCTTCCACCGGTATCCCACACCGGAAAAACTGGCCAAAGCGGACTTTGACAGTCTTTTTCCGCTGATCCGAAGTATCTCCTACCCCAATAATAAAACCAAACATCTGATCGGCATGGCCAGAATGCTCATGGAAGATTTTCATGGCAAAATTCCCATGACGGTGCCTGAACTCATTAAATTGCCGGGTGTCGGAAGAAAAACGGCTAACGTTATTACGTCCGTGGTTGACCAACAACCCAATATGGCCGTGGATACACATGTTTTCAGGGTGGCGGGTAGAATCGGGCTCACGCTCAAGGCCACCACGCCTTTGGCCGCAGAAAAGCAACTCATAAAATTCTTTCCTAATGAGCTGATCCACAAAGCGCACCATTGGCTGATCTTGCATGGCCGGTATGTATGTGTGGCCCGCAAGCCCAAATGTGGTATTTGTGGCCTTCGACCTGCCTGCAAGTATTATCAGGCCCATCCATTGCCGGAAGAGGAGTTATCCTAA
- the miaB gene encoding tRNA (N6-isopentenyl adenosine(37)-C2)-methylthiotransferase MiaB, protein METLKLQNKEINELRQGEAYTPLTGEDQYNKKFYIESYGCQMNFSDSEIVASILNKEGFGATRNAEEADLIFVNTCSIREKAEQTVRKRLTEFRKYKENRPGALVGVLGCMAERLKSKFLDEEKLVDLVVGPDAYRSLPGLVEEAQTGQKAINVLLSRDETYADISPVRLNSNGVTAFVSIMRGCNNMCTFCVVPFTRGRERSRDPLSIVAEAADLFSRGFKEVTLLGQNVDSYNFIQEGEDRAITFARLLEMVAQVSPELRVRFSTSHPKDITEDVLLTMARYENICNYIHLPVQSGSSRVLQLMNRTYTREWYMAKVDQINRILPDCGISSDMIAGFCTETEEDHQETLAIMRYSKYDYAYMFYYSERPGTLAARRYADDVPLETKKRRLQEIVDLQYELSFESNKKDVGKTFKVLIEGESKKSDAAWMGRNSQNKVIVFPKDEHGLQKGDYAWVKVSECNKATLKGQVVDQPV, encoded by the coding sequence ATGGAGACTTTGAAACTGCAAAATAAAGAAATAAATGAACTTCGGCAAGGTGAGGCATATACACCTTTGACCGGAGAAGACCAATATAATAAAAAATTCTATATTGAAAGCTATGGCTGTCAAATGAATTTTAGTGACAGCGAAATTGTGGCTTCTATTTTGAATAAAGAGGGCTTTGGTGCTACCCGTAATGCGGAGGAAGCTGACCTGATTTTTGTCAACACCTGTTCTATCCGGGAAAAAGCCGAACAAACCGTTCGCAAGCGACTCACTGAGTTTAGAAAATACAAGGAGAATCGTCCCGGCGCGCTGGTAGGTGTTCTGGGTTGTATGGCAGAAAGATTAAAATCTAAATTCCTGGATGAAGAAAAGCTGGTGGACCTGGTCGTCGGGCCGGATGCCTACCGGAGCCTGCCTGGCCTGGTGGAAGAAGCACAGACTGGCCAAAAAGCCATCAATGTTTTGTTGAGCCGCGATGAGACATATGCTGATATCTCTCCTGTCCGCTTAAATAGCAATGGCGTTACGGCATTTGTCTCTATCATGCGAGGCTGCAACAACATGTGTACTTTCTGTGTGGTACCCTTTACCCGGGGACGCGAAAGGAGCAGAGATCCATTATCCATTGTCGCCGAAGCAGCAGACCTTTTTAGCCGGGGCTTTAAAGAAGTCACCTTGCTGGGCCAGAATGTGGACAGCTATAACTTTATACAGGAAGGAGAAGACAGGGCCATTACTTTTGCCAGGCTCCTGGAGATGGTCGCCCAGGTCAGTCCTGAGCTTCGAGTACGTTTTAGCACTTCCCATCCTAAAGATATCACAGAGGATGTGCTGCTGACCATGGCCAGGTACGAAAATATCTGCAATTATATACACCTGCCGGTTCAAAGCGGCAGCTCCAGAGTTCTTCAACTCATGAACCGTACCTATACCAGGGAATGGTATATGGCTAAAGTAGATCAGATTAACCGCATCCTGCCGGACTGCGGCATCAGTAGTGATATGATTGCCGGATTCTGTACAGAGACCGAAGAGGACCATCAGGAGACCCTGGCTATCATGCGGTACAGTAAGTATGATTATGCCTATATGTTCTATTACAGTGAGCGTCCCGGAACCCTGGCTGCACGCCGTTACGCAGATGATGTGCCGTTGGAAACCAAGAAACGCCGGCTCCAGGAAATTGTCGACCTGCAATATGAACTTTCATTTGAAAGCAATAAAAAAGATGTGGGTAAAACTTTTAAAGTCCTGATCGAAGGTGAAAGTAAAAAAAGTGATGCCGCCTGGATGGGAAGAAACTCTCAAAATAAAGTCATCGTCTTTCCAAAGGATGAACACGGATTACAAAAAGGTGATTACGCATGGGTCAAGGTAAGTGAATGTAATAAAGCAACACTAAAAGGTCAGGTAGTTGATCAGCCGGTCTGA
- the mltG gene encoding endolytic transglycosylase MltG: MRTIGKLFTFIIIVGAIVIAYLTFARNTTFNGAKKYLYVRPGGASAEAQITQQLKTGKVIDNVKIFQFLAPKMNAFKNLTAGRLAVPKGTSVYGLIKILKADKQDTIHFTIKRVRTREGLAGMMGKNLMTDSAATFMYLSNNDSLRQFGVDTFTLNTLLIPGTYNLKWQYTTAEVLRIFAAAKKAFWSRNNRIARAAALGLTPAEASTLASIVEDETLKDSEKDTIASVYLNRLRAGMALGADPTIKYALKDFNMQRILNQDLKVQSPYNTYINKGLPPGPICTPDSVTIEAVLNAPKTDYLYFVAKPDFSGYHNFSTDYSQHLKLAQQFHDALDKKNIK, from the coding sequence ATGAGAACAATCGGGAAGCTTTTTACCTTTATTATCATTGTCGGGGCGATTGTTATTGCCTATCTCACCTTTGCCCGCAACACGACATTTAACGGGGCGAAAAAGTACCTATATGTAAGACCCGGGGGCGCTTCCGCTGAAGCCCAGATTACCCAACAGCTAAAAACCGGCAAGGTCATCGATAATGTCAAAATATTTCAGTTTCTGGCGCCAAAGATGAATGCTTTTAAAAACCTGACCGCCGGACGGCTGGCCGTTCCCAAAGGAACGAGTGTATATGGTCTGATTAAGATTCTGAAGGCAGATAAGCAGGATACCATCCATTTCACCATAAAAAGAGTTCGCACCAGGGAAGGACTGGCTGGTATGATGGGCAAAAACTTAATGACAGATTCAGCCGCCACTTTTATGTATCTGAGTAACAATGATTCACTTAGACAGTTTGGCGTTGACACCTTCACCCTTAATACCTTACTGATTCCCGGCACCTATAACCTCAAATGGCAATATACGACCGCCGAAGTACTGCGTATCTTTGCTGCGGCTAAAAAAGCTTTCTGGTCCAGAAACAATCGCATCGCGAGAGCTGCAGCCCTGGGCCTGACGCCGGCAGAAGCTTCGACGCTGGCCTCTATTGTTGAGGATGAGACGCTGAAAGACAGCGAAAAAGACACGATCGCCAGTGTTTATCTAAACAGGTTAAGAGCCGGCATGGCACTGGGAGCAGATCCTACCATCAAATATGCGTTAAAAGACTTTAATATGCAGCGCATTCTGAATCAGGATCTCAAAGTTCAGTCTCCGTATAATACATATATCAACAAAGGACTCCCTCCGGGGCCCATCTGTACGCCGGATAGCGTAACCATTGAAGCCGTTTTAAATGCTCCCAAAACCGATTATCTTTATTTTGTGGCCAAACCGGATTTCAGCGGCTACCATAATTTTAGCACGGATTACAGCCAGCATTTGAAACTTGCGCAGCAGTTTCATGACGCCCTGGATAAAAAGAACATTAAATAA
- a CDS encoding YihY/virulence factor BrkB family protein — MRFLKKWLKAIRVPGAETVNFYEVVKLFVDQVNKEGLNVRAGAISFNLLIAIPACLLFLCTLIPYLANSTMFYRELQQLVLSLTPNVGARALMLKFLEDIFSKTKNGLLSLGFIFAIFFSSNAMMGIIRTFDRSLKERAQTNFIKKRLRAMRLTMILFLMFLGTMIISMGQGMFFHRIMSLLDIHNEQVQSLIRNLRWIVIAALFFFSISVIYKYAPTLEKHKRKKLLSLGAVIATGLLIASTSLFSFWAQNFSNYSKFYGTIGSVLVIMMLIFVNSFVLLIGYELDLSIEALKEKHREEIRQAQLSAQENAHINTAPNQRHEEGHLSPGAST, encoded by the coding sequence ATGCGGTTCCTGAAAAAATGGCTGAAAGCCATTCGGGTTCCTGGGGCAGAGACTGTCAATTTCTATGAAGTCGTCAAGTTATTTGTGGACCAAGTCAACAAAGAAGGGCTTAACGTACGGGCAGGGGCTATTTCTTTTAATCTTTTGATCGCGATTCCAGCCTGCCTGTTATTTTTATGCACCCTGATCCCTTATCTGGCAAACTCTACGATGTTCTACAGGGAACTTCAGCAACTGGTGCTTAGCCTGACGCCTAACGTCGGGGCCAGGGCGCTCATGTTAAAGTTTCTGGAAGACATCTTCAGCAAAACGAAAAACGGGTTATTGTCCCTTGGATTTATCTTTGCTATTTTCTTCTCATCCAATGCCATGATGGGAATTATCCGGACTTTCGACCGTTCTTTAAAAGAAAGAGCGCAGACGAACTTCATTAAAAAAAGACTCAGGGCCATGCGCCTCACTATGATCCTGTTTTTGATGTTTTTAGGCACCATGATCATCTCCATGGGACAGGGCATGTTTTTTCACCGGATCATGTCGCTGTTGGACATCCATAATGAACAAGTACAAAGCCTTATCAGAAACCTGAGATGGATCGTTATTGCGGCACTTTTCTTTTTTAGTATATCGGTCATCTACAAATATGCCCCTACGCTGGAGAAGCATAAACGCAAAAAGTTACTGTCACTGGGTGCCGTTATCGCCACCGGCTTGTTGATCGCTTCCACTTCCTTGTTTTCTTTCTGGGCGCAGAATTTCTCCAATTACAGTAAATTCTATGGCACCATCGGCTCCGTCCTTGTCATCATGATGTTGATTTTTGTCAATTCTTTTGTACTGCTCATTGGTTATGAATTGGACCTGAGCATTGAAGCACTCAAGGAAAAACACCGTGAAGAAATACGGCAGGCACAGCTGTCGGCGCAGGAAAATGCGCACATCAATACAGCGCCTAACCAACGGCATGAAGAAGGTCACCTAAGTCCAGGCGCTTCTACCTGA